Below is a genomic region from Methanobacterium sp..
ATCCAAAAAAAAGGAGCAGAAAAGAAATATACTCTGTTCTATTTGCATATTTTCGCATGAACCAGAACTTATTCCGGGTATAATAATATAATTTAGTGGGGTCATCTGTTGATGCTGAAACCTTATGCCATATTTTAGCTTTTGGAACGTATACTGACCTGTACCCTGCTTTATTTCCTCTTGTGCATAAATCTGCTTCTTCCCAGTAAGCAAAATATTTTGTATCGAATAAACCTATTTTCTCTAAAACTTCTCTTTTTACAAGCAAGCAGGAACCTTCACCATATTCTACAGTCTTTATTTCATCATACTGGCCATTATCAACTTCATTTACACCAATGGAGCGAGACTGTCCTTTAAACATGTTTAAGGATCCGCCGGCGAAATTTATAACATTTCGCTTGTTATTAAAATCATAGTAATATGTTTTGGGGCTTGCAAATCCTATTTTATGACTGCTTTCAGAAACTTTAACCAGTTCTCTTAAAAAATCACTGTCAACTACTGTATCATTGTTTAAGAGGAGAATGTAGTCTGAATCTAAATTAGTTAATCCATATCTTATTCCAATGTTGCTTCCCTCTGCAAATCCATAATTTTTGTCATTTTTAATCAGCACAACCTCTGCAGAATTAAATTCTATTTTTTCAGATTGTTCTTTTGTATATTCTGCAGTTTTAATCGGTTTATCTTTTAAAGAATATTTAAAAAAAGCAGATTTAACTTCAATTCCGCCTTTACAGTATCGCCTTATTTTTTCCAGAGAATTATCTGAAGATGAATTGTCAACAACAATTATACTGTAATTGAAATAGGTAGTTTGGCGTAATGATTCAAGACATTCTATAGTGTCTTCAGAACCATTCCAGTTTAAAATTACCACTGCAATTTTAGGGTTCATAATATCATGATATGTTTTTTTTTTTGACTGGAAAACATTCCTTTAAATGTTCTGGAGGTAAAAATGATACTCATAGTTAGTATGTACTTTCTAACATAAATAATTTTTATATCAATATAATATAAAATTAACATTGATTTTAGGGTATTATTTCTTCAAAATAGCCCTATTTGAACTTTTTAAAGTTTTTATTATATAATTAGTAACTATTATTCCATATAATCGGGTTGTAAAGATAGACAATCTACAATGAATTTAAATTATTAGTTTTCTTGATTGAGGCTTTAAAAATGATAAATTTAAACTTTAAATTTGCAATTTATGATGTATATTTGTCTATTGCTCGGTTTAAATGGTTTAATAATCTGATTCCTGCATGTTTTATGGTCCAGAAATTTTGAACATTAGTTATGGCATTTTTTGACATTTCACGACTTTTATCTGTGTCCCTTAGAAGTTCAAGAATGGCATGTGCAAATAGATTTTCATCTCTATCTATGAGCAATCCTGTTTCATTGTGTACCACTGTTTCCCTAACACCTCCTTCTTTAACAGCAACAACAGGAGTTCCACAGTTCATGGATTCAATCGGAATTAACCCAAATGGTTCAAGATAAGGAGTATAAATAACTATTTTTGCTTTATTATATAATTTTATCAGTTCATGGTCCTTTATTAAATCTAGAATAGTTAATTTTACTCCTAATTTATTTGCAAGTTGTTCTATGTAATTTTTCCATTCCAGCGATGAGAAATTAGAAACTATGATGAATTCTGGACGTATTTGTTCGTTTATTAAAGATAAAGATCGTATTGTAAAATCATATCCTTTGATAGGTGTACACGAACCCACAGACAGCACGAAATTTTCAGAAGATAGTTGCAGCGGTTTAAATTTATATGTATCAATTCCAAGGTAAGAAACAAAAGAATTCAATCCGTATGTTTTTAGAAGAGATTCTCTTGAAAAATAGGAGTTTGCTAGGATATATCTAGCATGCCTGGCATTTATGCTGTCAATTTTAAATGTATTGTTCAAATCCCGATATTTCATTTTTTTTCTAATAAAATTAGGATTTTCTATATCATTTGAGACTTCTTCAAGGATTTTATCGTTGCGTAAAGGCTGTTGGCAGTAGTAAACAGCAGGTATTTTGATATATTTAAGAATGAAAGGGGACATTGTAAACCTGTCCTGTTCACTTAAAACTACATCATAATTTCCTCCATTAATATGCGTGGCAATAAGTTTTTCAGTTGATTCAAGCTCTTTCAGTGATATCAAGTCATTACTGGGAGTTTCTGGGTTAAGTTTGGAATAAATTAATGATCTTAAAAAACCAGTTTTTACAGGAAATATCTTAAAATTATTCACCAATTCTACTAGAGATAAAAAGCTTTCATTTGCAGTTTCAGGAACAAAAACATCAACTTCATGTCCTGAAGAGACCAGATATTTAACATGATCATACAATGCTCTTTTGGCACCTCCTGAAGGTAAATTATGAAAAACAGCAATTTTTAATGTTTCTTTCATATGACTCCTCTATGTACAGTAATTTTTAAGCAGGCAAGTAAATTCTTTATTCTGGATAATTTTGAAACAATTTAATTATTACACATGTTTTAAGCCTAAAATTTTATTTAAACTGTTATTTATGTTCAAATATTATTTTTATATATTAATCAAGATTTTTTATTTGATTACTGTTATAATCAATGCTATTGTCCTGTAAATTGTATTTTTTACCAGTTCTGATAGGGCTGCCGTATAATTTAAGCCCGCTGATAAATCCTTTTAAATAGGGGTTAAATCCTCCTCTTAAATCTCTATTAATTAGGTAAGAAATGATCTGCGGTAAAAATAGGTATATGAAGAAATATAATAAGAATTTAAAATTATTATGGTTATTGATGTTTTGTTCCATAAAATAAATTCTATTTCGGGTACAGTAATAAGTTTTAAGATAGTTTGTACTTGATACACTTACTTTGTGCCAGATTTTCGACTTGAATGCATAAACTGATTTATATCCTGATTTTCTTCCCCTAAAACACCAGTCAACATCCTCCCAATACATAAAATAATTAGCATTTAACATTCCGATTTTATTAATCACTTCTTTTTTACAGAGTATACATGAACCGGTGATGTAATCTAATTCGCAGTTTTGATCATATTTGCCATCATCTATCTGATTAAAAGCTGTTTCAACCGCAATAACTTTTTTGAGGTCTATTTTTCCTCCACCAGCTGCTTGTATAACTTCTTTTTTGTCGTAGAAATAAGTTTTTGCCCCTACAAACCCTATTTTTTCATCATTTTCAGCTGCTTTTACGAGTTCTTCGAGAAAATTTCTGTCAACAACTGTATCATTGTTTAACAAGAGAACATAGTTAGATTTAAGGATACAAACTGCGTATTTAATTCCAGTATTGTTTCCGCCTGCAAAACCGTAATTTTCATTATTTTTTATTAAAATAATTTTTTCGGCGGGTAATATGTTAGAAATCTCTTTTTCATCTTTTTGTGCAGTTTCAAATTCATTTTCATTATATTCAAATATTCTTATGGGTTTATTGAATGTATTATAATTGAAGAAGTTAGATTTTACTTCTATTTTTCCTTTACAGTATTCTTTTATTTTTTCTACAGAGTTGTCGTTGGAATTGTTATCAATTAATATAACATTAAAATCAGGATAATTAATATGATAAATTGATTCTAAACATTTTATAGTATCTTTCCATCCATTCCAGTTCAGAATAATTATAGCAACATTATTTTCTGGTTTTTTCATGATATAACCTTTAAATGTGCTGAATTATTATATAATCCATTCTTTTTGTATTTCATATAATAGCGGGTGGTTAAACATACTGATTCTAAGCCATATATTACTTAAAATAATTTTATTAAGTTCTAATGTCTTTTTAACTTTTAATGAATATAATAATGCTTTTTTTAGATAAAATATTGTTTTATTTAAATTTTTAATACCAAAAAGGTGTGATAATGGATAATATTTAAGCATTGTAATCAATAAATTTTTATTGTAATGGTATTCCACTAGATCAGATGTTTTATGCTGATTTATACTTTCTGAAATACCTCTTTTATGATAGACTATTGAATTTACGGCTAAAACAGATTTGAATCCTTTTAATCTGATTCTCCAGGAAAGATCTACATCTTCAAAGATTACAAAAAAATTTTCATCAAATAATCCACTGTTTTTTAAAACTTCTTTTGGATAAACAGCCGCTGCAGCACAGGCTCCAAATATTTCTCTATCCTTCCTAATTGGATTATATGCTGAATTTATTCCTTTGTCCATTGCACTCCAAATATGAATTTCCTGACCTAAAGAATCTATTAACTTTCCATCAGGTTTTAAAAGTAAAGATTGAATGCTCCCTATGTTCCTATATTTTTTCGCTGCTTTTATTAATTCTGTAAGAAAATCAGGCTCAACCATAGTATCATTATTTAAAAGGAGTATATATTGCGAGTCAGTATTTAATGCAAATCTTATCCCAACGTTGTTTCCCCCAGCAAAGCCATAATTTTGCTTATTTTTAATTATAGTTATTTTTTTAGATGATAATATCCTATGATATTCATCTGATCTATTTTTCAATGTTTTAAGTTCTTTTTCTGTGTATTCAAAGATTTTAATAGGTTTGTTTAAATGGCTGTACTTAATATGTTTGGATTGGACCTTAATTTTGCCTTTACAGTACTCTTTTATTTTTTCTATGGAATTATCAGTAGAACTGTTGTCTACTAATATAACATCATAATTGGAATAATTAATCTGGTAAATTGATTCTAGACACTCTATGGTGTCTTTCCAGCGGTTCCAGTTTAGAATAATTATTGAAACTTTTGGGTTCATTTAGGACCTCAAATTAATAAATAAAGCTTAATTTATAATTTATGAATTAAGCGACCATTATCGAAATTTTATTTAGAATATAATTTAAAATAACAATTATACATCAATTACTGCGTATAAACGGTAATATAGGGAAGATTTAATGAATTTTAATTTATTAAATAGACTAATTGGCAATCTTAACCATAAAGGTAATCCTGCAATTAATGATAATTGATTTAAATTAATAGGATCATCTTCTACAACTCTAAATGTGCTGAATTCTTTTGAAATTAAGTTTTCAAGGTCTTTTTTTGTGAAAAAATTAACATGATCTCTTTCTAAAATATGTTCATATGTTAATCCTGTTGATTTAAGCTCAAAAAATTGTGTGCAGTTGGGTACTGTTATAAGTATATTTTTCTTTGCTACTCGTTTTGATTCCTTTAAAATTTTATGTGGATTATCTACATGTTCTAAAATTTCAAAGAGTAAAACTGTATCAAAAGTGTTGTCTGGAAATTCTAAATTGTATGCGTCCATTGTATATGCTTCTACGTCATTTTCACGTGTTTTTTCAACATATTCGGGATTTATGTCTACACCTGTACATTTAAATCCCAAATTGTTTAAATTACAACAATAACCTCCTGTAGCACATCCTAAATCTAATATTTTCCTTCCCGCATGGTTGGTAACAAAATTAATGGACTTTAAGGATGCACATGGTTCTATAGTTAAATACCAGTCTTTAGTATCCCTAAATATTTCATTATTTTCCATTAGATTACCTCCATGATGTCATTAAAATATTGATTATGTCAAAATTTTAGATTATTTAAATTCATGATTGTCCTTTTTTAAGGTT
It encodes:
- a CDS encoding glycosyltransferase family 2 protein — protein: MNPKVSIIILNWNRWKDTIECLESIYQINYSNYDVILVDNSSTDNSIEKIKEYCKGKIKVQSKHIKYSHLNKPIKIFEYTEKELKTLKNRSDEYHRILSSKKITIIKNKQNYGFAGGNNVGIRFALNTDSQYILLLNNDTMVEPDFLTELIKAAKKYRNIGSIQSLLLKPDGKLIDSLGQEIHIWSAMDKGINSAYNPIRKDREIFGACAAAAVYPKEVLKNSGLFDENFFVIFEDVDLSWRIRLKGFKSVLAVNSIVYHKRGISESINQHKTSDLVEYHYNKNLLITMLKYYPLSHLFGIKNLNKTIFYLKKALLYSLKVKKTLELNKIILSNIWLRISMFNHPLLYEIQKEWII
- a CDS encoding class I SAM-dependent methyltransferase; the encoded protein is MENNEIFRDTKDWYLTIEPCASLKSINFVTNHAGRKILDLGCATGGYCCNLNNLGFKCTGVDINPEYVEKTRENDVEAYTMDAYNLEFPDNTFDTVLLFEILEHVDNPHKILKESKRVAKKNILITVPNCTQFFELKSTGLTYEHILERDHVNFFTKKDLENLISKEFSTFRVVEDDPINLNQLSLIAGLPLWLRLPISLFNKLKFIKSSLYYRLYAVIDV
- a CDS encoding glycosyltransferase family 2 protein, whose protein sequence is MNPKIAVVILNWNGSEDTIECLESLRQTTYFNYSIIVVDNSSSDNSLEKIRRYCKGGIEVKSAFFKYSLKDKPIKTAEYTKEQSEKIEFNSAEVVLIKNDKNYGFAEGSNIGIRYGLTNLDSDYILLLNNDTVVDSDFLRELVKVSESSHKIGFASPKTYYYDFNNKRNVINFAGGSLNMFKGQSRSIGVNEVDNGQYDEIKTVEYGEGSCLLVKREVLEKIGLFDTKYFAYWEEADLCTRGNKAGYRSVYVPKAKIWHKVSASTDDPTKLYYYTRNKFWFMRKYANRTEYISFLLLFFGFYFWNLTCKYTLYGIYKRSLKHSNYFLKGIKNGIFIK
- a CDS encoding glycosyltransferase family 2 protein → MKKPENNVAIIILNWNGWKDTIKCLESIYHINYPDFNVILIDNNSNDNSVEKIKEYCKGKIEVKSNFFNYNTFNKPIRIFEYNENEFETAQKDEKEISNILPAEKIILIKNNENYGFAGGNNTGIKYAVCILKSNYVLLLNNDTVVDRNFLEELVKAAENDEKIGFVGAKTYFYDKKEVIQAAGGGKIDLKKVIAVETAFNQIDDGKYDQNCELDYITGSCILCKKEVINKIGMLNANYFMYWEDVDWCFRGRKSGYKSVYAFKSKIWHKVSVSSTNYLKTYYCTRNRIYFMEQNINNHNNFKFLLYFFIYLFLPQIISYLINRDLRGGFNPYLKGFISGLKLYGSPIRTGKKYNLQDNSIDYNSNQIKNLD
- a CDS encoding glycosyltransferase family 4 protein, translating into MKETLKIAVFHNLPSGGAKRALYDHVKYLVSSGHEVDVFVPETANESFLSLVELVNNFKIFPVKTGFLRSLIYSKLNPETPSNDLISLKELESTEKLIATHINGGNYDVVLSEQDRFTMSPFILKYIKIPAVYYCQQPLRNDKILEEVSNDIENPNFIRKKMKYRDLNNTFKIDSINARHARYILANSYFSRESLLKTYGLNSFVSYLGIDTYKFKPLQLSSENFVLSVGSCTPIKGYDFTIRSLSLINEQIRPEFIIVSNFSSLEWKNYIEQLANKLGVKLTILDLIKDHELIKLYNKAKIVIYTPYLEPFGLIPIESMNCGTPVVAVKEGGVRETVVHNETGLLIDRDENLFAHAILELLRDTDKSREMSKNAITNVQNFWTIKHAGIRLLNHLNRAIDKYTS